A single window of [Clostridium] hylemonae DSM 15053 DNA harbors:
- the miaA gene encoding tRNA (adenosine(37)-N6)-dimethylallyltransferase MiaA yields MKKPLVVLTGPTAVGKTKASIALAKAIGGEIISADSMQVYKYMDIGSAKIRPEEMEGIPHYLVDELMPSEEFNVVRFQKMARQAAECIYEKGRIPIVVGGTGFYIQALLYDIDFTETEAGTDIRNRLAGYAQRYGADKLHERLAEVDEASAAKIHPNNVKRVIRALEYYEQTGKRISEHNERERMKESPYSAVYFVLTDDRETLYDRINRRVDKMMEDGLVGEVRRLRQMGYTKELVSMQGLGYKEILDYLDGSCTLEEAVYTIKRDTRHFAKRQITWFKRERDVIWIDKGAYGHDEEKILHAMIKHLEGVLCLENYSGGTSS; encoded by the coding sequence ATGAAGAAGCCATTAGTGGTACTGACAGGGCCTACTGCGGTGGGCAAGACAAAAGCGTCCATCGCTCTGGCAAAAGCGATCGGCGGAGAGATCATATCCGCCGATTCCATGCAGGTGTATAAATATATGGATATCGGTTCTGCGAAGATACGGCCTGAGGAGATGGAAGGGATTCCCCACTATCTTGTAGATGAGCTGATGCCGTCGGAGGAATTCAATGTAGTCCGTTTTCAGAAAATGGCAAGACAGGCGGCCGAGTGCATTTATGAAAAAGGCCGGATCCCCATTGTTGTCGGAGGGACCGGCTTTTACATCCAGGCGCTGCTCTATGATATTGATTTTACAGAGACGGAAGCAGGAACGGACATCCGGAACAGACTTGCCGGGTACGCGCAGAGATACGGGGCGGATAAGCTGCATGAACGGCTTGCCGAAGTAGATGAGGCATCGGCTGCCAAGATACATCCGAACAATGTCAAACGGGTCATCCGGGCGCTGGAGTATTATGAACAGACCGGGAAGCGGATTTCAGAGCACAATGAACGGGAGCGGATGAAGGAATCCCCTTACAGCGCAGTATACTTTGTGCTGACCGATGACAGGGAAACGCTCTATGACCGGATCAACAGGCGGGTGGACAAAATGATGGAGGACGGACTTGTCGGCGAGGTGCGCAGGCTGAGACAGATGGGGTATACGAAAGAGCTTGTCTCCATGCAGGGCCTTGGATATAAAGAAATACTTGACTATCTTGACGGAAGCTGTACACTGGAAGAAGCGGTCTATACGATAAAAAGGGATACAAGACATTTTGCCAAACGGCAGATCACATGGTTTAAGAGGGAGAGAGATGTGATCTGGATAGACAAGGGGGCGTACGGACATGATGAAGAAAAAATTCTGCACGCGATGATAAAGCATTTGGAGGGAGTACTATGTTTAGAAAATTATTCGGGGGGAACCAGTTCCTGA
- a CDS encoding NAD(P)/FAD-dependent oxidoreductase, with amino-acid sequence MIRMTQLKLPADHTRDELKDKILKLLRIDTHALLSYAVIKQSLDARKKPELYYVYTVDVHVSDEQAVKRRTRHKNIMFCRPEPDYVLRARGDQAPAHRPVIIGTGPAGLFCGYELALLGYRPILLERGADVDRRLADVKQFWEEGKLNIHSNVQFGEGGAGTFSDGKLNTLVKDPQRRNARVLKVFTEHGAPEEIRYQNKPHLGTDMLTGIVKNMRKSIEKLGGEVRFDSLVKDIRTVIEGDARRLAGLLVEDLRSGERYWLETETAVFAIGHSARDTFAMLEKQGLPMEAKSFAVGVRIEHAQTMVDKEQYGEANAGKLPPAAYKLTASASDGRGVYTFCMCPGGYVVNASSEEGRLAVNGMSYHDRGGENANSAVIVTVSPDDYGADGPLSGVEFQRRLEEAAFREGGGNVPVQLFKDFRENRPSSGGGNVSPQIKGAYRWANVRSIFPTFLARDIEEGIAAFDRKLPGYAGDDAVVSGVESRTSSPVRLVRGEDMESGIRGIYPCGEGAGYAGGITSAAMDGIRTAEAIVRIYRPFDKRDEALRNF; translated from the coding sequence ATGATACGTATGACCCAGCTTAAGCTGCCGGCAGATCACACGAGGGATGAATTGAAGGATAAGATTTTAAAACTGCTGCGCATTGATACTCATGCGCTTCTTTCTTATGCGGTAATAAAACAGTCGCTGGACGCGAGAAAGAAGCCGGAACTTTATTACGTCTATACGGTAGATGTACACGTATCGGATGAGCAGGCTGTAAAAAGACGGACAAGACATAAAAACATCATGTTCTGCAGACCGGAACCTGACTACGTGTTAAGAGCCCGGGGCGATCAGGCGCCGGCGCACCGCCCGGTCATCATAGGGACAGGCCCCGCCGGCCTTTTCTGCGGATATGAGCTTGCGCTGCTCGGATACCGCCCGATTCTTCTTGAGCGGGGGGCAGACGTTGACAGGCGGCTTGCGGATGTAAAGCAGTTCTGGGAAGAAGGAAAGCTTAATATCCATTCAAATGTCCAGTTCGGCGAGGGCGGCGCAGGTACGTTCTCAGACGGGAAACTGAACACGCTTGTGAAGGACCCGCAAAGGCGCAATGCAAGAGTGCTTAAGGTGTTTACGGAACACGGGGCGCCGGAGGAGATCCGGTATCAGAACAAGCCCCATCTCGGCACGGATATGCTGACCGGGATCGTAAAGAATATGCGGAAGTCCATAGAAAAGCTGGGGGGCGAAGTGCGTTTCGACTCCCTCGTCAAAGACATCCGGACAGTCATAGAAGGAGACGCACGGCGGCTCGCCGGACTGCTCGTCGAGGATCTGCGGTCAGGGGAGCGGTACTGGCTTGAGACCGAAACTGCAGTTTTTGCCATCGGACACAGTGCAAGGGATACGTTTGCCATGCTTGAGAAACAAGGACTGCCCATGGAGGCAAAATCATTTGCGGTCGGAGTGCGCATTGAGCATGCCCAGACAATGGTGGACAAAGAACAGTACGGGGAGGCGAATGCCGGGAAACTGCCGCCGGCTGCTTACAAACTCACCGCATCCGCCTCTGACGGGAGAGGGGTATATACGTTCTGCATGTGCCCGGGCGGATATGTGGTCAATGCGTCTTCCGAGGAGGGAAGACTTGCGGTGAATGGAATGAGTTACCATGACAGGGGCGGAGAGAATGCCAACAGCGCGGTCATCGTGACCGTGTCCCCGGACGATTACGGAGCAGACGGGCCGCTATCCGGAGTGGAATTCCAGAGAAGGCTTGAGGAGGCCGCTTTCCGGGAGGGAGGCGGAAACGTCCCGGTCCAGCTTTTTAAAGATTTCCGTGAGAACAGGCCGTCCTCCGGCGGCGGAAATGTGTCCCCACAGATAAAAGGAGCGTACCGGTGGGCAAATGTGCGCAGTATATTTCCGACATTTCTCGCGCGGGATATCGAGGAAGGAATCGCGGCATTCGACCGGAAACTACCCGGGTATGCCGGGGACGACGCCGTAGTGTCAGGTGTGGAGAGCCGGACGTCTTCACCGGTGCGGCTCGTGCGCGGAGAGGATATGGAGAGCGGGATAAGAGGGATCTATCCGTGCGGCGAAGGAGCGGGATATGCGGGGGGTATAACTTCCGCCGCTATGGACGGTATCCGGACAGCGGAAGCAATCGTCAGAATATACCGTCCTTTCGACAAACGTGACGAAGCCTTAAGAAATTTTTAA
- the mutS gene encoding DNA mismatch repair protein MutS → MAELTPMMQQYVDTKKEYPDCILFYRLGDFYEMFFEDALTASRELEITLTGKNCGLEERAPMCGIPYHAVDGYLNRLVSKGYKVAICEQMEDPAAAKGLVRREVVRIVTPGTNLDTQALDETKNNYIMCVVYIADRYGLSVADVTTGDYFVTELETSEKLFDEIYKFMPSELICNEAFYMSGMDMDLLKERLGIAIYALDAWYFDDALCQRTLKEHFKVSSMESLGLGDYDCGVIGAGALLTYLTETQKTDLTHLSKLTGYAAGKYMMLDSSTRRNLELCETLREKQKRGSLLWVLDKTKTAMGARTLRKYIEQPLIDKEEIERRLDAVEEFKEGAIAREEIREYLSPVYDLERLVCKITYKSANPRDLTAFKSSLAMLPHIRCILGDMKSPLLRGLFDSLDTLEDLCSLITDAILEEPPIAMKEGGIIREGYNEEVDRLRAAKSDGKEWLAKLEEQEREKTGIKNLRIRFNKVFGYYLEVTNSFKNLVPDYYTRKQTLANAERYIIPELKELEDTILGAEDKLYALEYELYCQVRDAIAAEIVRIQTTAKAVAQIDVFTSLALVAERNNYVRPKINERGIIDIKDGRHPVVEKMIPNDMFIANDTFLNDRKNRISVITGPNMAGKSTYMRQTALIVLMSQIGSFVPASSADVGLVDRIFTRVGASDDLASGQSTFMVEMTEVANILRNATGRSLLILDEIGRGTSTFDGLSIAWAVIEHISNSRLLGAKTLFATHYHELTELEGKIDNVNNYCIAVKEKGDDIVFLRKIVKGGADKSYGIQVAKLAGVPDTVIERAKEIVEELSHADITARVKDIAVNGHEAKIKTKKYDEVDLAQMSLFDTVKDDDVIAEIKNLDVSNLTPIDALNTLYQLQNKLKNRW, encoded by the coding sequence GTGGCTGAATTAACACCCATGATGCAGCAGTACGTAGATACGAAAAAAGAGTATCCTGACTGTATCTTATTTTATAGATTAGGCGATTTTTATGAGATGTTTTTTGAGGATGCGCTGACGGCGTCGCGGGAGCTGGAGATCACGCTTACAGGAAAGAACTGCGGGCTTGAGGAACGGGCGCCCATGTGCGGCATCCCGTACCACGCTGTGGACGGTTACCTGAACCGGCTCGTATCCAAAGGGTATAAAGTGGCCATCTGCGAACAGATGGAGGACCCGGCGGCCGCAAAGGGACTTGTGAGGCGCGAGGTAGTCCGCATCGTAACGCCGGGGACAAACCTGGATACGCAGGCGCTCGATGAGACAAAAAATAATTATATCATGTGCGTCGTATATATCGCGGACCGCTACGGTCTGTCGGTGGCGGATGTCACGACAGGCGATTATTTTGTGACAGAACTTGAGACAAGCGAGAAATTATTTGACGAGATCTATAAATTCATGCCCTCAGAGCTTATTTGCAATGAGGCTTTTTATATGAGCGGTATGGATATGGACTTGCTGAAGGAACGGCTCGGCATTGCCATCTACGCCCTCGATGCGTGGTACTTTGACGACGCGCTCTGCCAGAGGACGCTGAAAGAACATTTTAAAGTGAGTTCGATGGAGAGCCTCGGTCTTGGAGATTATGACTGCGGGGTTATCGGAGCGGGTGCGCTGCTTACGTATCTGACAGAGACACAGAAGACCGATCTGACGCATCTGTCGAAACTGACCGGATACGCCGCCGGAAAGTATATGATGCTGGACAGTTCTACAAGAAGGAACCTGGAGCTCTGTGAGACATTGCGTGAAAAGCAGAAGAGGGGTTCCCTTCTGTGGGTGCTGGACAAGACGAAGACAGCCATGGGAGCCAGAACACTGCGCAAATATATCGAACAGCCGCTCATAGACAAGGAAGAGATAGAACGGCGTCTCGACGCGGTGGAAGAATTTAAGGAAGGGGCGATCGCCAGGGAGGAGATCCGGGAGTATCTAAGTCCGGTCTACGATCTGGAGCGGCTTGTCTGCAAGATCACATATAAGTCCGCCAACCCGAGGGACTTGACTGCATTTAAGAGTTCTCTTGCCATGCTGCCGCACATCCGCTGTATACTCGGCGATATGAAGAGCCCCCTTCTGCGCGGGCTGTTTGACAGCCTGGATACGCTGGAAGATCTGTGCAGTCTCATCACAGACGCCATTTTGGAAGAACCGCCGATCGCCATGAAAGAGGGCGGCATCATAAGGGAAGGCTACAACGAAGAAGTGGACCGTCTGCGGGCGGCAAAGTCGGACGGAAAAGAATGGCTTGCAAAGCTGGAGGAACAGGAGCGGGAAAAAACCGGGATAAAGAACCTGCGGATCCGTTTCAACAAAGTGTTCGGCTACTATCTGGAAGTCACGAACTCATTCAAGAACCTTGTGCCGGATTATTATACGAGAAAGCAGACGCTTGCCAATGCCGAGCGGTATATCATTCCGGAGCTGAAAGAACTGGAGGATACGATCCTCGGCGCGGAGGACAAGCTTTACGCGCTGGAATACGAACTGTACTGCCAGGTGCGCGACGCGATCGCGGCGGAGATCGTACGGATCCAGACGACGGCCAAGGCGGTCGCGCAGATTGATGTCTTTACCTCGCTGGCACTTGTGGCGGAGCGCAATAATTACGTGCGGCCGAAAATAAATGAGCGGGGGATCATTGACATCAAGGACGGAAGACATCCGGTCGTGGAGAAGATGATCCCGAACGATATGTTTATCGCCAATGATACGTTCCTGAATGACAGGAAAAACAGGATATCCGTCATCACGGGGCCGAATATGGCAGGAAAGTCTACATATATGCGTCAGACGGCGCTCATCGTGCTTATGTCACAGATTGGTTCCTTCGTGCCTGCTTCCTCTGCGGACGTGGGGCTTGTGGACCGTATATTTACGAGGGTCGGGGCCTCGGATGACCTCGCCTCCGGACAGAGCACGTTCATGGTAGAGATGACGGAGGTTGCCAACATTCTGAGGAATGCCACGGGCAGGAGCCTTCTTATACTTGATGAGATCGGCCGGGGGACCAGTACATTTGACGGCCTCAGTATAGCCTGGGCGGTGATCGAACATATCAGCAACAGCCGGCTGCTCGGAGCAAAAACATTGTTTGCCACCCACTATCATGAACTGACAGAGCTGGAAGGCAAGATCGACAATGTGAACAATTACTGTATCGCAGTCAAGGAAAAGGGCGACGACATCGTGTTTCTGCGCAAGATCGTCAAAGGCGGGGCAGATAAAAGCTACGGCATACAGGTGGCAAAGCTCGCAGGAGTGCCGGATACGGTGATCGAGCGCGCCAAAGAGATCGTGGAAGAACTGAGCCACGCGGACATCACAGCCAGGGTGAAGGATATCGCTGTAAACGGCCACGAGGCAAAGATCAAGACGAAAAAATATGATGAGGTTGACCTGGCCCAGATGTCACTGTTTGATACGGTGAAGGATGATGATGTCATCGCTGAGATCAAGAATCTGGATGTGAGCAACCTGACGCCGATCGACGCGCTGAACACACTGTATCAGCTGCAGAACAAACTGAAAAACAGGTGGTAA
- a CDS encoding aminotransferase class I/II-fold pyridoxal phosphate-dependent enzyme yields the protein MQDITKLYEEMGIRETVLAFGRETETALKDRFDEIDRTAEYNQLKVIRAMQENRVCEACFNYASGYGYSDQGRDTLEEVYASVFHTDSALVRPQITCGTHALSLALGACLRPGDELLSPVGKPYDTLEEVIGIRPSKGSLAEYGITYSQVELLEDGTFDYDRIRAALNDRTKLVTIQRSKGYQTRPSFSVRQIGELIAFVKRLRPDVICMVDNCYGEFVETLEPSDVGADMVVGSLIKNPGGGLAPIGGYIAGRQDLIDACGYRLTAPGLGREVGASLGVMQSFYQGLFLAPTVAASALKGAVFAASLYERLGYGVVPGGSESRHDIIQAVELGTPEGVIAFCRGIQAAAPVDAYVTPEPWAMPGYDSDVIMAAGAFVQGSSIELSADGPIKPPYAVYFQGGLTWPHAKLGILMSLEYMAREGLVKI from the coding sequence ATGCAGGATATAACAAAGCTGTATGAAGAGATGGGAATAAGGGAAACGGTTCTTGCATTTGGGCGGGAGACAGAGACCGCGCTGAAAGATCGTTTCGATGAGATAGACAGAACCGCAGAATATAATCAGCTGAAAGTGATCCGTGCCATGCAGGAAAACCGCGTATGCGAGGCATGCTTTAACTACGCGAGCGGATACGGATACAGTGACCAGGGCAGAGATACGCTGGAGGAAGTGTATGCCTCTGTGTTCCACACGGACAGCGCGCTCGTGCGTCCGCAGATCACATGTGGCACTCACGCGCTTTCTCTTGCGCTCGGCGCCTGCCTGCGCCCGGGGGATGAGCTGCTCTCCCCGGTGGGGAAACCGTATGATACACTGGAGGAGGTGATCGGCATCCGCCCGTCAAAAGGTTCACTTGCGGAATACGGCATCACCTATTCGCAGGTGGAACTGCTGGAAGACGGGACGTTTGACTATGATAGGATCAGAGCTGCTCTCAATGACAGGACGAAGCTTGTCACCATTCAGCGTTCCAAAGGATACCAGACACGTCCAAGCTTTTCGGTCCGGCAGATCGGAGAACTGATCGCCTTTGTAAAGCGGCTCAGGCCGGATGTGATCTGCATGGTAGACAACTGTTACGGGGAATTCGTGGAGACGCTTGAGCCTAGCGATGTCGGAGCGGACATGGTGGTCGGTTCCCTCATAAAGAATCCCGGAGGGGGACTTGCCCCTATAGGCGGATATATCGCGGGCAGACAGGACTTGATCGATGCCTGCGGTTACCGGCTCACCGCGCCTGGACTGGGCAGGGAAGTAGGAGCGTCACTCGGGGTGATGCAGTCTTTCTATCAGGGGCTTTTTCTGGCGCCTACGGTGGCGGCCAGCGCGCTGAAGGGGGCCGTGTTTGCAGCCAGTCTCTATGAACGGCTCGGTTATGGTGTCGTTCCCGGCGGATCAGAGAGCAGGCATGATATCATTCAGGCCGTAGAACTTGGAACACCGGAAGGAGTGATCGCTTTCTGCCGGGGAATTCAGGCCGCGGCTCCGGTGGACGCTTATGTCACCCCGGAACCATGGGCGATGCCTGGATATGACAGCGACGTGATCATGGCGGCAGGGGCTTTTGTGCAGGGGTCATCCATTGAACTGAGCGCCGACGGGCCCATCAAACCGCCATACGCAGTGTACTTTCAGGGAGGGCTCACATGGCCTCACGCAAAACTGGGGATCCTTATGTCGCTGGAATATATGGCAAGGGAAGGGCTTGTAAAAATATAG
- a CDS encoding aminoacetone oxidase family FAD-binding enzyme, with product MGTIAVIGGGVSGMTAAAAAARKDRRAGVYILEHNDSLGKKILSTGNGRCNLTNLNMSAACFRGGDQEIVEAVLRRFGGRQTEEFFHSVGVLTHARGDYVYPRSEQAADVRESLQMELARLRVGCHMNKHVKKIRKEGQEFIIESGGKQFRADKVILACGSRASKIAGSDGSGYTLARELGHTLEPVVPALVQLKVRGNPFAKAAGVRTEARIAAIVGGREAASDTGELQITSYGVSGIPVFQVSRFISRGLYEKRRVQTEIDFLPEMSLQETERLFIERRQQFRGRSAGEFLTGVFSRKLIPRLLELAGIRLNTPAEGITPKQLKSLSYVCKRTVLDIEDTNGFEQAQICAGGVKTSEICPDTMESLLMPGVYIVGELMDVDGMCGGYNITYAVATGYIAGCHAADAV from the coding sequence ATGGGAACGATAGCAGTGATCGGCGGCGGCGTCTCCGGAATGACGGCCGCGGCAGCGGCAGCCCGTAAGGACCGCCGCGCCGGCGTGTATATACTGGAACATAACGACAGTCTTGGCAAAAAGATACTTTCTACGGGAAACGGGCGGTGTAACCTTACGAACCTGAACATGTCCGCAGCCTGTTTCCGGGGCGGGGACCAGGAGATCGTGGAGGCTGTGCTGCGCCGGTTTGGCGGGAGGCAGACGGAGGAATTTTTTCACAGCGTCGGGGTGCTGACACATGCGAGGGGAGACTATGTCTATCCCCGCTCCGAACAGGCCGCAGATGTCAGGGAGAGTCTGCAGATGGAACTTGCGCGCCTTCGGGTCGGCTGCCATATGAATAAACATGTAAAAAAGATACGAAAAGAAGGACAGGAATTTATCATAGAGAGCGGAGGTAAACAATTCCGGGCGGACAAGGTGATCCTCGCCTGCGGAAGCCGCGCCTCTAAGATCGCCGGCTCGGACGGAAGCGGCTATACTCTGGCAAGGGAGCTGGGCCATACGCTGGAGCCGGTCGTTCCGGCGCTTGTCCAGCTGAAAGTCCGCGGCAATCCTTTCGCCAAAGCGGCAGGGGTGAGGACAGAGGCAAGAATTGCCGCCATAGTCGGAGGAAGAGAGGCGGCTTCCGATACTGGAGAGCTGCAGATCACCAGTTACGGCGTCTCCGGTATTCCGGTTTTTCAGGTCAGCCGTTTTATTTCAAGGGGACTATATGAAAAACGCCGTGTACAGACAGAGATCGACTTTCTGCCGGAGATGTCCCTGCAGGAGACGGAACGTCTGTTTATAGAGAGGAGACAGCAGTTCAGGGGGCGCAGCGCCGGGGAATTCCTTACCGGTGTATTCAGCCGGAAACTCATCCCAAGGCTGCTGGAGCTTGCAGGCATCCGGCTGAATACACCGGCAGAAGGCATTACGCCAAAACAGCTTAAGTCGCTCTCTTATGTATGCAAGCGGACAGTCCTTGACATTGAAGATACGAATGGATTTGAACAGGCGCAGATATGCGCGGGAGGAGTGAAGACTTCCGAGATATGTCCGGATACGATGGAATCTCTCCTTATGCCCGGCGTGTATATCGTTGGGGAACTTATGGATGTGGATGGTATGTGCGGAGGGTATAATATCACCTATGCTGTCGCGACCGGATATATCGCCGGCTGCCATGCGGCTGATGCCGTATAG
- the mutL gene encoding DNA mismatch repair endonuclease MutL yields the protein MNKIQVLDQVTIDKIAAGEVIERPASVVKELAENAIDAGATSITVEIKEGGISFIRIADNGCGIGREDVPSAFLRHSTSKIRSVEDLVHIGSLGFRGEALSSIAAVSQVELVTKTKADTFGTSYRIAGGKEEALEDTGAPDGTTFLIRQLFYNTPARRKFLKTPMTEASHVGELVTRLALSHPEISFQFINNGQSKVHTSGNGSLKDVIYHVYGREIAANLLAVNYERTGMKITGFLGKPLISRGNRNFENYFINGRYVKSNMIAKAIEDAYKDFTMQHKYPFVVLHMEIDGEHIDVNVHPTKMELRFNNQQDVYNSVYEAVDRGLHAEEMIPHVELPEPPGGETPSVRPAEQKPEPSPEKEYAAQRPPVKEPIQQAQPMRETPRQTQPVKEQPVRAEAPSGKGTAQRDVNYFLEEMKKRVRSYHEQNSSAEVQDKNAIFKPGIQADRIREAAAYAKTDAKADDVQRNSAPLKETDSAGKQMESGTAKQMDMFEEKFLDRERKAEYKLVGQVFDTYWIVEFHDSLYIIDQHAAHERVLYERTLKNMKTREFTSQYISPPIILDLTMQEAELLTMYMEQFTKVGFEIEEFGQDSYAVRAVPDNLFSIAKKELLMEMIDSLSDEISRTLSPDLIDEKVASMSCKAAVKGNMKLSAAEVDTLINELLMLENPYHCPHGRPTIIAMTKRELEKKFKRIV from the coding sequence ATGAATAAGATACAAGTACTTGACCAAGTTACAATAGACAAGATCGCGGCCGGAGAGGTGATCGAGCGGCCGGCTTCCGTCGTAAAGGAACTGGCAGAAAACGCCATAGACGCGGGCGCGACATCCATAACTGTGGAGATCAAAGAAGGAGGTATCTCCTTTATCCGTATCGCGGACAACGGCTGCGGCATCGGAAGGGAAGATGTGCCGTCCGCCTTTCTGCGGCATTCTACAAGTAAGATCCGCTCTGTGGAGGATCTTGTACATATCGGTTCCCTCGGCTTCCGGGGAGAAGCGCTCTCCAGCATCGCGGCAGTTTCGCAGGTGGAGCTGGTGACGAAGACAAAAGCCGACACGTTCGGTACAAGCTACCGCATCGCAGGCGGAAAAGAGGAAGCGCTGGAAGATACAGGAGCGCCGGACGGAACTACCTTTCTTATCCGGCAGCTGTTCTATAATACTCCGGCCAGAAGGAAGTTTTTGAAAACGCCGATGACGGAGGCGAGCCATGTGGGAGAACTGGTGACACGGCTGGCGCTGTCCCATCCGGAGATCTCGTTTCAGTTTATCAATAATGGACAGTCGAAAGTCCACACTTCGGGAAACGGAAGTCTGAAGGACGTCATTTATCACGTGTACGGCAGAGAGATCGCCGCGAACCTGCTCGCCGTAAACTACGAGCGAACCGGGATGAAGATCACCGGGTTTCTCGGCAAACCGCTCATATCAAGGGGCAACCGCAATTTTGAAAATTATTTTATCAATGGACGGTATGTGAAGAGCAATATGATCGCGAAAGCCATTGAAGATGCGTATAAGGATTTCACCATGCAGCACAAGTATCCGTTTGTCGTACTGCATATGGAGATTGACGGGGAACATATTGATGTCAATGTTCATCCGACAAAGATGGAACTGAGGTTTAACAATCAGCAGGATGTCTATAATTCTGTATATGAGGCGGTGGACAGAGGACTTCACGCGGAGGAAATGATCCCTCATGTGGAGCTCCCTGAGCCTCCCGGAGGGGAGACGCCGTCCGTGCGCCCGGCAGAGCAAAAGCCGGAGCCGTCGCCGGAGAAGGAGTATGCGGCGCAGAGACCGCCGGTGAAGGAGCCGATACAGCAGGCGCAGCCGATGCGGGAAACGCCCCGGCAGACGCAGCCGGTAAAAGAGCAGCCGGTACGGGCAGAGGCACCGTCTGGAAAGGGAACTGCGCAGAGAGATGTGAATTATTTCCTGGAGGAGATGAAGAAGAGAGTACGCTCCTACCATGAACAGAATTCTTCTGCGGAAGTACAGGATAAAAATGCCATATTTAAGCCGGGCATCCAGGCTGACCGGATACGGGAGGCTGCAGCGTACGCCAAAACAGACGCGAAAGCAGACGACGTGCAGAGGAACAGCGCCCCACTCAAGGAGACAGACAGTGCAGGGAAACAGATGGAGAGCGGGACCGCGAAGCAGATGGATATGTTCGAGGAAAAGTTTCTTGACCGTGAACGGAAGGCGGAATACAAGCTTGTCGGCCAGGTGTTTGACACATACTGGATCGTGGAATTCCATGACAGCCTCTACATTATCGATCAGCACGCAGCCCATGAGCGGGTGCTCTATGAGCGCACGCTGAAGAATATGAAGACAAGAGAATTTACGTCCCAGTATATCAGTCCGCCGATCATTCTTGACTTGACGATGCAGGAGGCAGAGCTTCTGACTATGTACATGGAACAGTTTACAAAAGTCGGTTTTGAGATCGAAGAATTCGGACAAGATTCCTATGCGGTGAGGGCGGTGCCCGATAATCTGTTCAGTATTGCCAAGAAGGAACTGCTCATGGAGATGATCGACAGCCTTTCTGACGAGATCAGCCGGACACTTTCACCGGACCTCATCGATGAGAAAGTGGCATCTATGTCATGCAAGGCTGCGGTCAAGGGGAATATGAAGCTTTCAGCGGCTGAGGTGGACACTCTGATAAACGAGCTTCTCATGCTGGAGAATCCGTATCACTGCCCGCACGGGCGTCCGACGATCATTGCCATGACGAAGCGGGAGCTTGAAAAAAAGTTTAAAAGGATAGTATAA